GGAAGTCATAAGATACAGATATTCATTAACATTACACAAGCTATAATTGAAGTACCGGAACAAACACCACCAACATTTGTGGGAAAATGTGTTGGTTTTAAAGGTGATAAGTGCTACATGAGTTACACAAACATACTACTCCTGTCCTTCTGAAACCAAAATGGGGGAATCTTATTGCAATTCTGTCAAATACCACACAACCCAAAACGCTGCACAGAGGCTCATGAAGCCAGGTACACATCACAGAATTAAAACTCCAGCTAAGCAATGAGCTGCTCCTCAAGTCAAGGAAGACCAAACTCCTTTAACATATTAATGCTACTTCTGAAGTATCATCAGAACAAACGGGGATTTAATTATAAATTGGCCTCGACCACATCCTGCAAAGAGGATTTTGCTTAGTACTAAAGAGAATCCGTCAGCGAACATCCTAGGAAAGCTGTGGAATCATGCTCTTTGTTATTCCTGAAGGGAAATCTGCCAGGTTTGATGACATCTGTTTATCTCCCAGTGGTCCTGGGAGTTCTACGATACCAATTAATTCAGTAATTGATAAGTATTTAAGCGAAAAAGAGACCAAAACTAGACCTTGTATCAACATATACTAGAgaggtggatttttaaaaaatcacatgatgAATGTAAATCATAAAATCAAATGTACTTATAAAGGTACACCTATTTTATGTTACATAAAAAACTGCAGATTGCAAACTGTGCATGCTTACGTTTTACCTGGAAAAGTCAATGAGTGGGCTTTCTCATAAATATTTACTGCCATGATACAAAACAAATATGTGCAAACTGCAAGGTCCCTAAAATAGCAGTTAAGAGAGTTTATATACAGAAAGATGACATTATCTGATCAAATACGCAAGAGATGGCGTTTCCCAGAGTTTATAACACAGAACAGTAACCACCACATGCTCCGCCTCCTTGGCCTTCTTCCCTGTGTGTCAGCTTGACTCCTTTATTCTGGTTCTCACTTTCCCACAGTCCAGGGGTCTGAATGATCTTTTCAACAAGTTCCTCAAAAGCACACTGTACACCATCACAGGTTTTTGCACTTTCCTCTATAAATAACATGGAATGCTTTCCTGCAAATTTCAGGCCTTCATTTCTATCAACTTCACGATTTTCCTTATCAATTTTGTTTCCAACTAGCATGTTTACTATGTCATTTCTCGTGCAGTATGTTTCCAACTCATTTAACCAATTATCCAGTTTAACAAAGGTGTCTCTTCTTGTGACATCATAAACTAATATAACACCCTGTGCACCTCTATAGTAGCTGGGAGTTAATGTTCTGAACCTTTCCTGACCAGCAGTATCCCATATTGCAAGTTTTGCCTTATTTCCATCCACTGAAATTGTTTTCACCTTAAAATCAACACCTATTGTTGCTGCAAGTTCTGGATCAAAAGTATCATCTGTGAACCTCAAGAGCAGGCTGGACTTGCCCACACCGCTCTCGCCGATGATGAGGATCCTCAGGGTGGTCAGCACGTCCTCGTACATCCTGACCCTGCTCCGCACCGCGAGCAGCCGCTACATTATTCTTAATATGCTTATTACAAGTGACCAGTTTTTAAatgcttctgtttattttcttattaacttAGTTGATTACTTACTTTCTACCACCTAGAATGCAAGTTCCAGGTGAGCAGAAGCCTACTACACTATGAAGTTGTGCTCCCAGAGCTTAGAAAaatggctatcatgtagtggtTACCcaataaatgggtgttgaaggactttaaaaatgaaattctgttcGTTTTAAAGGTGAAACAAAATATACAAGGTAATATTGCTCTAAGAACACATATAGCTAAAACTCTTATATGTTTCCACTgcttaatatatacatatttatagtgATTACCTTGTGAGAGAGGAGCACATGTGCATTTCCGGTGCAGGGAATGCTGATTACTTTGATCTGCGCTATGAATACTTGAGTATGTACACTGATACATATGTGAAAATTCATTGAGATGTATGTGCTTTACTgtaaattatctttaaatataGACTTTAAAAGTTTTGACCTGGTTTGGTCATtggtgaaaaaaatataaatgagttcCACATTATTAAGACTATAAAGGCTTATTTTGTCTCAATATATTTTCAGATAGTCCATCAAATACTAACTTTTGAAATATCAGTAATCAAAGAATACTTTGGgtacatttttacatttgttttcaaaattactttCTTAACACAGCAAAAGATCAATCTTTGCCAATTAAATTCCTGCAGAGAAAAAGTCTTCATTCCATGAGAACGCTTTTAAAAATAGGACTTTTGATAGTGGAGTTTGCATATTAATTTAAATTACTTTGTCAGCTGTTGTGAAAATGCTATATCTTAAAGTCCTTAGCGTTGGTCCTATGAGGAACTTCTCTATTGGTTATGTGGAgcacttctatttttaataaatttgtatttgcCTGTTCTTTCTATGTAGGTCTCAAATTATTACTtgtgttcagttgcaaagttgtgtccaactctttgcaacctcatgaactgtagcatgccaggctcctctgtcctccactatctccggaagtttgctcaaatttatgtccattgagtaggtgatgctatctatcttaTTCTCTTCCAccctcttcttttaccttcaatctttctcagcatcagtgtcttttccaatgagttggctcttctcaagtgtccaaagtattggagcttcaacttcagtaccagcccttccaatgaatattcatggctgatttcctttgggattaactggtttgatctccttgcagcccaagggactctcaagagtcttctccatcaccatagttcaaaagcatcagttcttcagcactcaactttctttatgctacaactctcacatccatacatgactactggaaaaaccatagctttgactatatggacctttgttggtaaagtgatgtctctgctttttaatatgctgtcaagtttgtaatagctttccttccaaggaacatgtctttgaatttcatggctgcagtcatcatccacagtaactttggagcccaagaaattaaaatctgtcactgttttcacttttccctttctatttgcatgaagtgatgtgactggataccataatcttagttttttgaatgttgagtttcaagccaactttttcactctcccctttcacccacatcaagaggctctttagttcctcttcactttctgtcattaatgtggtatcatttgcatatctgaggttgctaatatttctcccagcaatcttgattccagcttgtgcttcatccagccttgtattttaatgatgtactctgcacatatgttaaataagcagggtgacaatatacagccttgtcatacttctttcaattttgaaccaatcagttgttccaggtgcagttctaagtgttgtttcttgacccacatataggtttctcaggagacaggtaagatggtatggtatttccatctctaagaattgtccacagtttgttatgatccacacaatcaaaggctttagcatagtcattgaagcagaagtagatgttttcctggaactctcttgctttctccttgTGCAgtcaatgttggcaatttgatctctggtttctttgcctcTTCAAAACCTAGTtggtatatctggaagttcttggttatgtactgttgaagcctatcttgcaggattttgagtataacatTACTAGCAGGTGAAATGAGCTCAATAGTTTaccagtttgaacatcctttggtgttgccattctttgggactggaatgaaaactgaccttttccagtcctgtggccactgctatgttttccaaatttactgtcATATcatgtgcagcactttaacataaTCATCTTttggtatttgaaatagctcagctggaattccatcacctccatagcTTTgctcagtgatgcttcctaaggccagttgacttcccactccaggatgtctgtctctaggtgagtgatcacaccatgtgaTAATTCACATCAAGACCCTTTTTTGGTagagttcttctttgtattcttgctatgtcttctttatctcttctgcttctgttaagcctttccatttctgtcctttatcatgtctatccttgtatgaaatattctcttgatctttccagttttctggaagagttctttagtcattcccattctagtgtttttgtctctttgcattgttcatttaagaaggtcttcttatctctcgttgctattctttggacctctgcattcagttgggcatATCTTTCACttcctcccttgccttttgcttctcttctttcctcaactatttgcAAAGCCTCCTCAGAAAGCCATCTTGCTTTAGACCTGGAGTTGACTGACTTAGACcgtgagctccttattgcaaaattcaggcttaacttGAAGatagtagagaaaaccactaagccattcaggtatgacctaaataaatacctta
The Bos javanicus breed banteng chromosome 9, ARS-OSU_banteng_1.0, whole genome shotgun sequence genome window above contains:
- the LOC133253654 gene encoding ras-related protein Rab-18-like; translation: MYEDVLTTLRILIIGESGVGKSSLLLRFTDDTFDPELAATIGVDFKVKTISVDGNKAKLAIWDTAGQERFRTLTPSYYRGAQGVILVYDVTRRDTFVKLDNWLNELETYCTRNDIVNMLVGNKIDKENREVDRNEGLKFAGKHSMLFIEESAKTCDGVQCAFEELVEKIIQTPGLWESENQNKGVKLTHREEGQGGGACGGYCSVL